The following proteins are co-located in the Eleginops maclovinus isolate JMC-PN-2008 ecotype Puerto Natales chromosome 1, JC_Emac_rtc_rv5, whole genome shotgun sequence genome:
- the kcng1 gene encoding potassium voltage-gated channel subfamily G member 1, with product MTLLAGDGSDYDYSALSCASDSSFNRPPLHEEEAIKGAFYKRAQRAPDIGSIHEDTLLASARKIYAIINVGGLRYRLPWTTLEDFPLSRLGQLHLCSSFDEIMCICDDYDVTHNEFFFDRSPCAFRTILTFLRAGKLRSLREMCALSFREELLYWGVPEESMEWCCRRRLLQRVEEFEAMERAEEEEELLEDMMETGSGHREHAAESRLNRCMGKLRDMVERPHSGLPGKIFACLSVLFVTITAVNLSISTMPAMREEEEAGKCSQMCYNIFIVETVCVAWFSLEFTLRFIQDRSKLAFLRHPLNLIDVVAILPYYITLVVDSTSKGEKRLGSGNSYLDKVGLVLRVLRALRILYVMRLARHSLGLQTLGLTARRCTREFGLLLLFLCVAIALYSPLLYLIENEMTTTQEFTSIPATYWWAVITMTTVGYGDMVPRSIPGQVVALSSILSGILLMAFPVTSIFHTFSRSYVELKQEQQRVLQRRTHFLLRGRMAGLGSNLSLESDMLFPIGSSDRHN from the exons ATGACCCTGTTGGCAGGCGATGGCTCTGACTATGACTACAGTGCCCTGAGCTGCGCCTCTGATTCCTCCTTCAACCGCCCTCCCCTGCACGAGGAGGAGGCCATAAAGGGAGCTTTTTACAAGAGGGCGCAGCGAGCCCCTGATATCGGCTCCATCCACGAGGACACGCTCCTGGCCAGCGCCCGAAAGATCTACGCCATCATCAATGTGGGAGGCCTGCGTTACCGGCTGCCCTGGACCACGTTGGAGGACTTCCCTCTGTCCCGCCTGGGCCAGCTTcacctctgcagcagcttcgACGAGATCATGTGCATCTGTGACGACTACGATGTCACGCACAACGAATTCTTCTTCGACCGCAGCCCCTGTGCCTTCAGGACCATCCTGACCTTCCTGCGGGCCGGGAAGCTGCGATCCCTCAGGGAGATGTGCGCCCTTTCTttcagagaggagctgctctACTGGGGGGTTCCCGAGGAGAGCATGGAGTGGTGCTGCAGGAGGCGTCTGCTGCAACGAGTGGAGGAGTTTGAGGCCATGGAGagggcggaggaggaggaggaactcCTGGAGGACATGATGGAGACAGGCAGTGGACACAGGGAGCATGCAGCAGAGTCCAGACTCAACAGGTGCATGGGCAAACTCAGAGACATGGTGGAGAGGCCTCACTCGGGCCTACCGGGGAAGATCTTCGCCTGTTTGTCCGTTCTGTTTGTCACCATCACTGCTGTCAACCTGTCCATCAGCACTATGCCCGCCatgagggaagaggaggaggcg GGTAAATGTTCCCAGATGTGCTACAACATCTTCATCGTGGAGACGGTGTGCGTGGCCTGGTTCTCGCTGGAGTTCACCCTGCGCTTCATCCAGGACCGCAGTAAGCTGGCGTTCCTCAGGCATCCCCTGAACCTGATCGACGTGGTGGCCATCCTGCCCTACTACATCACCCTGGTGGTGGACAGCACCTCCAAAGGGGAGAAGCGGCTGGGCTCGGGAAACAGCTACCTGGACAAAGTGGGCTTGGTGCTGCGCGTCCTGAGAGCGCTGCGCATCCTGTACGTGATGCGGCTGGCTCGCCACTCGCTGGGCCTGCAGACTCTGGGGCTGACGGCCCGTCGCTGCACACGAGAGTTTGGACTGCTCCTGCTCTTCCTGTGTGTGGCCATCGCACTGTACTCCCCCTTACTGTACTTGATTGAGAATGAGATGACGACAACGCAGGAGTTCACCAGCATCCCTGCGACATACTGGTGGGCCGTCATCACCATGACCACAGTGGGATACGGGGACATGGTGCCACGGAGCATCCCGGGACAGGTGGTGGCTCTGAGCAGCATCCTGAGCGGGATCCTCCTCATGGCGTTCCCCGTCACCTCCATCTTCCACACCTTCTCGAGGTCCTACGTggagctgaagcaggagcagcagagggTGCTGCAGAGGAGGACTCACTTCCTGCTGAGGGGTCGCATGGCCGGCCTCGGCAGCAACCTCTCCTTAGAGAGTGACATGCTTTTTCCTATAGGGTCGTCTGACAGGCACAACTGA